The sequence AAAGCTGCTAAAGTGGAAAAAGGTTCTGGTGAACCAAACCGTACAAAAGTAGCGTCTGTTACAAAAGAACAAGTACGTGAAATTGCAGAAACAAAAATGCCTGACCTAAACGCTGCGAATGTAGAAGCTGCAATGCGCATGGTAGAAGGTACTGCACGAAGCATGGGTATTACAATCGCTGAATAATTCAGTGAGCAAATGCTTCTCAGTTTGATGTCATTGAAAAATGAGATCATGTGGGAGGTACTACCGTTATAACCACAATATAGGAGGATGAAAATGGCTAAAAAAAGCAAAAAAATGCAAGAAGCATTAAAGAAAGTTAACTCAAACGAGTTATATTCAGTAAATGAAGCAGTTGCTTTAGCAAAAGAAACAAACTTTGCTAACTTTGACGCAACAGTAGAAGTTGCTTACCGTTTAAACGTTGACCCTAAAAAAGCGGATCAACAAATTCGTGGAGCAGTTGTTTTACCAAATGGTACTGGTAAAACTCAACGTGTATTAGTATTTGCAAAAGGCGAAAAAGCAAAAGAAGCTCAAGCTGCAGGTGCTGATTACGTAGGCGATGAAGATATGGTTCAAAAAATCCAAGAAGGATGGTTTGACTTTGATGTTGTCGTTGCAACACCAGATATGATGGCACAAGTAGGTCGTTTAGGACGTGTATTAGGACCTAAAGGATTAATGCCAAACCCTAAAACAGGAACAGTTACTATGGATGTAACAAAAGCTGTTGAAGAAGTAAAAGCTGGTAAAGTTACTTACCGTGTTGATAAAGCTGGTAACATTCATGTTCCAATCGGTAAAGTTTCATTTGATACAGATAAATTAGTAGAAAACTTTGCAACAATCAACGACGTAGTAGCAAAAGCTCGTCCAGCTGCAGTTAAAGGATCATACATCAAAAATATCAGCGTAACTACTACATTCGGACCTGGTATCCATGTAAATCCTGCTTCTTTCTAATTTGAAAGATAAAATCCAAGAGTGAGAATTTTCTCACTCTTTTTTTTGTAAAAAAAGTTTGACGAAAAGAAATGTACATGATATATTAATAAAGGTTATAAGTGCCGAAGACAGTAGGTGTGAGCAATCACTTAATTTCCTACCCGAGGACAATGATTTAAAATCATAACGTCTCTCTATGTCTGCGGTGACATGGAGTTTTTTTATTTCATGTCTAGCAAAAAATAGGAGGTGAAATCGATGAGTGAAGCAAATATCGCTAAAAAAGCGCAATTAGTAGAAGAAGTTGCTGCTAAATTTGAAGCCGCTGCTTCAGTAGTAATCGTTGACTACCGTGGTTTAACAGTAGAACAAGCAACTGAATTACGTAAACAATTACGTGAAGCAGGTGTTGAAATGAAAGTTATCAAAAACGGTATCTTAACACGTGCTGCACAAAAAGCAGGTTTAGAAGGATTAGACGAAGTATTTACTGGTCCTACAGCTGTTGCCTTCAGTAATGAAGACGTAGTAGCTCCTGCAAAAATCATGAATGATTTTGCTAAAACAGCAGAAGCATTAGAAATTAAAGGTGGTATCATCGAAGGTAAAGTATCTTCAGTGGAAGCAATCAAAGAATTGGCTGCTTTACCAAACCGCGAAGGTTTACTATCTATGTTACTATCTGTTCTTCAAGCTCCAGTTCGCAACGTGGCATACGCTATCAACGCTGTTGCGGATGCAAAAGAAGAAGACGTGGCATAATTGCTGCCTAATATAACGAAACAATTAAAAAGAAAGAATTATTAATCGGAGGATATTATAATGGCATTAAACATTGAAAATATCGTTGCTGAATTAAAAGAAGCAACTATCTTAGAATTAAACGACTTAGTAAAAGCTATCGAAGAAGAATTTGGCGTATCTGCTGCTGCTCCTGTAGCTGTAGCTGCTGCTGGTGGTGCTGAAGGTGGCGCTGAACAAACTGAATTCACTGTTGAAT comes from Catellicoccus marimammalium M35/04/3 and encodes:
- the rplA gene encoding 50S ribosomal protein L1, which gives rise to MAKKSKKMQEALKKVNSNELYSVNEAVALAKETNFANFDATVEVAYRLNVDPKKADQQIRGAVVLPNGTGKTQRVLVFAKGEKAKEAQAAGADYVGDEDMVQKIQEGWFDFDVVVATPDMMAQVGRLGRVLGPKGLMPNPKTGTVTMDVTKAVEEVKAGKVTYRVDKAGNIHVPIGKVSFDTDKLVENFATINDVVAKARPAAVKGSYIKNISVTTTFGPGIHVNPASF
- the rplJ gene encoding 50S ribosomal protein L10, with translation MSEANIAKKAQLVEEVAAKFEAAASVVIVDYRGLTVEQATELRKQLREAGVEMKVIKNGILTRAAQKAGLEGLDEVFTGPTAVAFSNEDVVAPAKIMNDFAKTAEALEIKGGIIEGKVSSVEAIKELAALPNREGLLSMLLSVLQAPVRNVAYAINAVADAKEEDVA